One window of the Rosa rugosa chromosome 3, drRosRugo1.1, whole genome shotgun sequence genome contains the following:
- the LOC133740783 gene encoding short-chain dehydrogenase TIC 32, chloroplastic-like, which yields MDGFWDMSARDRDIVKVLGVFIIPFIKTVQQGAATTCFVALHPQVKGVSGEYFADCNIAKPSNQAKDVDLASKLWDFSLSMTNLK from the exons ATGGATGGTTTTTGGGACATGAGTGCAAGAGATCGAG ATATTGTGAAGGTGCTGGGTGTATTTATCATTCCGTTCATAAAAACTGTTCAACAG GGTGCAGCAACCACATGCTTTGTGGCACTCCATCCACAAGTTAAGGGAGTAAGCGGCGAATATTTTGCAGACTGTAACATTGCCAAACCGAGCAATCAGGCCAAAGATGTAGATTTGGCTTCCAAACTTTGGGATTTTAGCTTGAGCATGACTAATCTCAAgtag